A single window of Pristis pectinata isolate sPriPec2 chromosome 8, sPriPec2.1.pri, whole genome shotgun sequence DNA harbors:
- the rhogd gene encoding ras homolog gene family, member Gd, which produces MQTIKCVVVGDGAVGKTCLLISYTTNAFPAEYVPTVFDNYSAQMTVDGRTVSLNLWDTAGQEEYDRLRTLSYPQSNVFIICFSVASPSSFANVRHKWQPEVLHHCPNVPILLVGTKKDLRNDSETIKKLKEQSLSPTTMHQGVTLAKQIRAVKYLECSALNQEGIREVFVEAVRAVLYPHRKKKSKNCVLL; this is translated from the coding sequence ATGCAGACTATAAAATGCGTGGTTGTTGGAGATGGCGCAGTTGGGAAGACCTGCCTTCTCATTAGTTACACAACAAATGCTTTTCCTGCAGAATATGTTCCCACTGTATTTGACAACTATAGTGCACAGATGACTGTTGATGGACGAACTGTAAGCCTGAACCTTTGGGATACAGCAGGGCAAGAAGAGTATGACCGTCTTCGCACTCTATCGTACCCACAGAGTAATGTCTTCATCATCTGTTTCTCTGTTGCTAGCCCTTCTTCCTTTGCCAATGTTCGCCATAAATGGCAACCAGAAGTTTTGCACCACTGTCCAAATGTCCCCATTCTTTTGGTTGGTACGAAGAAGGATTTAAGGAATGATTCTGAAACCATAAAAAAGCTCAAGGAGCAAAGCCTTTCCCCGACGACAATGCACCAGGGAGTGACCTTGGCTAAACAGATTAGAGCGGTCAAATACCTGGAATGTTCAGCACTCAATCAGGAGGGCATCAGAGAGGTGTTCGTGGAGGCCGTGAGAGCAGTCCTTTATCCCCACagaaaaaagaaaagcaaaaattgtGTACTTTTGTAG